CACTTATAGACCCTGTTATAAacgcgtgggtgtgtgtggggggaatcCCCAGCAGACAGCTCGTGGCCTTTTTAGGGGCTGAGTGTTTTATCTTCGCAGGCCGATAGACGACATGCTAAAGTTTCCCTTTAAAGACCAAATAGGAAGCAATCGTTCTGCGGGTACATGAACTATAGAGACATATGTCAATAAAATTAATTATTGAGACAAATTCAGCCACAGAGATCTTCCACGGTTAGCTGATGAGTAAGTTAGCATGTGACGCTGCCTGGTGTCGTTTTTGTCTACGGAGGtagtcctttttttaaatttgaaaccCGTTTCTTAATATAAAGCTTGATAACCTCTGGTTGTGGcgaaaatattttaaacaaacCACCAACACTAAATGCGAAATATCCTGAAAATAAAAACGTTTTTTACACTAAATATGCTCCTACTAGCCAAGTTACAACATCCTCCTCTCAGCACGTCTAAAGCTCACTTAACATTCAAGGCGTACAAAAATGTACCAGATGAATTCTTGTTTACCGCCGCCAAGCTttttgctaagctaagctaaccgactGCTTCATATTTATCATATATACAGAGAACGGCAAGAAAAGCTAATGTGTAGAAATATAATATTCATTGATACAGTATTTAAAGTGAGATGTATGCACATTTAATCAAACAGCAACCACATGTATCCCATAAATGATGCACAAGTACCGACGGACTCAAAGCAATAGCGAGCTAGCTCGGTAAGAATGTAgcggaaaataaaacaacccggTGTCGAATTGAGCAAAGGTACGTTTTATTTCTCATGGATTCAACATATCATTTGTAAGAAGGACGTGTACACAGCTTCCCTTTCAAAGGGTTTTGTATTTTTGCTTTTAAAAGTAGTTATTTACTCAAAATGTGTTTGTGCCGTGTCATTCACACAGACACCGCGGTGGTTTGTCTGAACCGGTTCTGTGCACTCGCAACAGCCTACttccttttaaaaaacaggGGATGTCCAGCTTCCTGTGCTTACTGCACGAGAACCCATGACGAGTGAATCACCCGAACGGCGCTGTTGACCTAAATGTGTGAAGAACATACTTCAGGGAGACCGTGCGACTGCAGAATGTTTTGGTCAGCGGCCGAGCCGCAGGGCAGTTCTTGGATGTAACTTGAGCTGCAGCGTCTTCCTATCGTCCTCTGTGGTGTTTGGCTGGAGCCGCACAACAGCTGGGAGCATGGCTGTGACAGAACAGCGTGCCCATTCAGGCACCACTCGGAAGGGGGTTTCCaccgcacgcacacgcacacacacgcgcgcacacttAGATTAAGTAGCGCCAACATTTTCGTGGTTAGGTTATGATCTGTGGCAACAGCTCGAGGCTGCAGACTGTCAAGCATTAAAATGCACCGTGCGATAACGTGGCACACTTGAAGCGAGATAAATCACCagaggataaaaaaaaagtgcggGTAAACagtattttattacaaaaatatgTGGCTCAGGAGAAACAGGCACAGGATCTCCACAAATCTGTATATTATTGTCAGTTGGGATGCAATCTTTACATacgccataaaaaaaaaaaaaggatcaaaagcatatattttttccagttagaatatataaacatttttttatcctAAAAGTGTACCAGGAAACAAATATTTCATGGCTTTGGTGGCAAAAAGGCATCAAAAGCATTGCATTAAAATGCTTTGCCCTTTTCAAATATGTATGcaacatgaataaatattaatatagtaatatattttaaaatctcTCGTTAAGAATATATAATTTACAGGACAGaatatgtaaagaaaaaaataataatagcaccacatttttcaaaataagaagcTTATGCGTCTTAAATCGTACGATTCTACGATTCAGTTTTTGGCTAAAATGTCAAGAAAGTGCAAACAGGTTTGTAATTGGACACATTGAGGTATATGATATTTGATATATTGCTTTGACATCCACTTTCCCACCACAGTAATCTCCTGCAGCGCCACAGGAGAACACTCAGAACCGGACTCTGCACCGGGGGAACTTTGGGTTGTGCAGTTTTGCTCCGCGACGAACGAACGTCTCAAGTCAGTCGTCTCATTTGTAGTCGAGTCTCTCCGAATCGGAAACTCCACTctgcttgttgtttttttagccgTGTAGTGCTGCCGTTCAGTGTTCGATTACCGTCAGCGAGTGATAAGTGTCTTTTCCCCCCGcacgaaaaaaaaaagaaaagaaaagaaaaaaacgagtCTCCGCTCCGTTTTTATATTCTGGCACACTCTTCCCAATGGTTCATGTACTCTGCGGCGTCCGTGTCGCTGAATGTGGCGAAGCATCGAGGGCACTGGAGCTCCGAGAGGCCGGGCCGCTCGCTCCACGCGGGGCTCGGCGTGGCTGccgctgcgatggcggcggcggcggcggcggcgggctgtTGCTGCAGCTCGGCCGCGGTCCTCAACAGAGGAGAGTCGGGAGAGTCCTTGTGTCGCCGCGGGGTGATCCTGTGCCCGATGTGCACGCGGCACATGGGAACCACCacttctctgctctctctgctcGCTCCCTGCTGAAGGCAAGACGGGTTACGGACGCTGTAAAGGAGCGCACAAGGCGACGCCGGATGTGCAATATCATGTTATCGTGTTTCGAGGGCCGTCGTCTCACCTTTTTGTGTCGCTGCTGTTTCAACTGATAGATCTGCTCCTTCAGGTCTTGGATCTGGCCCTGTGCTCGCTCCCGGTCGGCGCGCTCGGACTTAAAGTCGTCTGCGTAGATGAGGACCTGATGGAGGGGCAGAAACAACATTTAGTCCAAAGCCTGAAGAGCCGTTTGCCTGATTCAATGTagcgtaatatatatatatacactaccgttcaaaagtttggggtcatccagacaattttgtgtcttccatgaaaactcacttttatttatcaaatgaattgaaaattgaatagaaaatatagtcaagacattgacaaggttagaaataatgattaatatttgaagtattaattttgttcttcaaacttcaagctcaaaggaaggccagttgtatagtttatatcaccagcataactgttttcagctgtgctaacataattgcacaagggttttctaatcagacattagtcttctaaggcgattagcaaacacaatgtaccattagaacactggagtgatagttgatggaaatgggcctctagacacctatggagatatttcattagaaaccagacgtttccacctagaatagtcatttaccacattaacaatgtatagagtgtatttttgattaatgttatctttattgaaaaaatagtgcttttctttgaaaaataaagacatttctaagtgaccccaaacttttgaacggtagtgtatatatatatatatatatatatatatatatatatgtgtagagaGAAGACGAGGTGGCACAGACCTGCTGCTCCAGAGTCTGGATGCGCTCTTTGTAGtgcctcttcatctcctccacttCGTCACTCAGCCGCGCACACTCGCTCATCTTCTCCTCGAGTAAGTCGTTGAGCCGGGAAATCTCCCGTTGAAGCAAACCGGTGCTTATCGAGCCGAGCCCCGGCCCCGAGGTCTCCTTCAGCCTCTGACATAACCCTCGGATGTAGTCCTCCCTGCTGGAGTCATACTTCTGCCACTGAGAATTCAGACGTTGGACCTAAAAAGAAGGAGGTTGAATACATTTATACGTTAATATCACgtttataaattattatttttgttctttatttcagCGGAACATATACGTTTAGTCCTTGAAAGACTTACATATGCCACTCGCTGCTTTAGCTGTTGATTCTCCTCTTGGAGTTGAGAGATTTGGGCGTTCGCACCACTCACGTCCGAGGACTCCGGCATCTGTCGAGAAAATGGTGACAGAGAGGTTACAACAGAGCTAACGCACAAGTCAATAAAGGcctattcaacacacacacacacacgcacctcctTCGACTTTTGCTGCTGAGccacatcttcctctcctcctcctcctcctcctcctccccccttcttaTCCGTCTCCAGCCTGGCCAGCAGCTCCTGGCACACCTTCACCGTCACGCCGAGCTGGCCGCGCAGCTGGTCAGCCTCCTCCGCCAGGGAGGTGCAGAGCACGGCCCGCGTGGCCTCGGCCCGCTCCCGCTCCCCCAGGTCCGCCCGCAGCCGGTGGACCTCCTGGTCCTTCTcgtggtccggctgacacctgactctctccagctccagctccttctCTCGGAGCTGCACGGTCAGCCTTTGGATCTCCTGGGGAGGAAGGCATGGAGGGATTAATTCCACGGCCTCATCGGTTCTTAATGtgttatcttatatatatatatattatatacatattatttattatatatataatatatatatacatattatttattatatatattatatatatatatattatatgatgatttattttaattttaattttaattacaCAAAACATGGATTAAATAAAATCTGTCATGCTGATCATTGCTTGCAATATTTCTTCTAATATCTAATATCTCAATCATAAGTACTTGTATTTAGGAGGAAGTTGCAACACTACAACATCACACACGTCTACACTTGAAAATAATACACTaagctataataataatatgtttaaAGCGTATCAGCTGTTAACCAAGAGACTATGTGAATCTTACATTAAAAACCATCCCTGTCACTGTACTaacttttttctattttagaCTCCACTGACTACAAAACACTCAAATCCACGGAGCATCGTCACAAAACCATTTATCAAACTGCATTACTAATTATTAACTATTATGTAGTTGTCTACCTCCGTCTGTCGCGACGCCTTGAGCTCCCCGTCGCTGCGCTTCTGCTTCAGCTTGAGGATCTCTTTGCACAGGCTCTCCAGCAGAGACTTGGACGGCCCGATGACCACCGACTCGTTGTCCCCCACGGCCATGCAGATGCGCTCATATCTGCCCAGCCTCGATTTTAAATCCGCAATAATATTGTCCTTGACGCAAATCTGTTTGTTGAGCAGCTCGATTTCCTGGCGCGTCTCGTGGTGCAGAGTGTTCAGCGCGCTGCAGCTGCGCAGCTTCACGGCGGCGCTATCCGAGGCGTTCGAAGCGACGCGGTCCATTGCTTTGGGGTTTTTGCGTTGAGGAGGTTCGCTTCTTTTCGTAATCCAGCATTTGACAACAAGCCCTCTGCGACTCTCGCCACGGACCGGAGGAGGTCAATTGTGTCGACGCTTTGGCGCACAATAATATCCCCGCGCCGTCTAGGGGGATTTCCTAGGGAACTTCCCCGCGGACTTTTTCGAGCTTCGTCAAACTGAGCCCTGCCTGCtctcaaaagacacacacacacacacacacacacacacacacacacacacacaaaagaaaatgtggAATACGAGCTAAAAGAAGTTGTAAATTAGATTACCGCTAAACGGCTGGAGgaagaaacaagaagaagacataaataaatagtgGTGCTGCGTTCATGAAAGTCGTAAACGTGGACACTTGAAAGCGAGAGGCGCGATTGTTCAACAAACCCAAGCTTTATTAATAGCAATATAAACAcaaatgttttaaaggttcCTATGTTGGATTTTTGCAAAATAAGGTGAATTTAAAACATTTCCAAGCCACCcatccggggggggggaaatcaaATTGTAGTCTACATTATAACTTCCGACAATTATATATTAAGTCCCCTAAAAGTATGAGCGAATGTTTTGGACGGGAAGCGCACACAGtactatttcattattttagttTACAGGGTTTCCACGCATTCCGCCCGAGTGTCACAACAAATTCCCCCACACTCACAGGAGATGCTGATTTCTCCCATTATTTGTGAAGGCATCATAATTGCGGTCGCTTCCCGTAGTAATTAATCTGAAGCCGTTTGGGTTGCGCAGTTGCGGACACACCGGTGTGTGTCGTTTTTATCGGAGCTGATAGTCTGATTCATGTTA
The nucleotide sequence above comes from Pseudoliparis swirei isolate HS2019 ecotype Mariana Trench chromosome 24, NWPU_hadal_v1, whole genome shotgun sequence. Encoded proteins:
- the tnip2 gene encoding TNFAIP3-interacting protein 2 isoform X2: MDRVASNASDSAAVKLRSCSALNTLHHETRQEIELLNKQICVKDNIIADLKSRLGRYERICMAVGDNESVVIGPSKSLLESLCKEILKLKQKRSDGELKASRQTEEIQRLTVQLREKELELERVRCQPDHEKDQEVHRLRADLGERERAEATRAVLCTSLAEEADQLRGQLGVTVKVCQELLARLETDKKGGGGGGGGGEEDVAQQQKSKEMPESSDVSGANAQISQLQEENQQLKQRVAYVQRLNSQWQKYDSSREDYIRGLCQRLKETSGPGLGSISTGLLQREISRLNDLLEEKMSECARLSDEVEEMKRHYKERIQTLEQQVLIYADDFKSERADRERAQGQIQDLKEQIYQLKQQRHKKGASRESREVVVPMCRVHIGHRITPRRHKDSPDSPLLRTAAELQQQPAAAAAAAIAAAATPSPAWSERPGLSELQCPRCFATFSDTDAAEYMNHWEECARI
- the tnip2 gene encoding TNFAIP3-interacting protein 2 isoform X1, translated to MDRVASNASDSAAVKLRSCSALNTLHHETRQEIELLNKQICVKDNIIADLKSRLGRYERICMAVGDNESVVIGPSKSLLESLCKEILKLKQKRSDGELKASRQTEEIQRLTVQLREKELELERVRCQPDHEKDQEVHRLRADLGERERAEATRAVLCTSLAEEADQLRGQLGVTVKVCQELLARLETDKKGGGGGGGGGEEDVAQQQKSKEMPESSDVSGANAQISQLQEENQQLKQRVAYVQRLNSQWQKYDSSREDYIRGLCQRLKETSGPGLGSISTGLLQREISRLNDLLEEKMSECARLSDEVEEMKRHYKERIQTLEQQVLIYADDFKSERADRERAQGQIQDLKEQIYQLKQQRHKKQGASRESREVVVPMCRVHIGHRITPRRHKDSPDSPLLRTAAELQQQPAAAAAAAIAAAATPSPAWSERPGLSELQCPRCFATFSDTDAAEYMNHWEECARI